The DNA window GGACATGGAGTGACTGGAGCGTGTCCAaagaagggcaacaaggctggggaggggtctggaacacaagtcctgtgaggagtggctgagggagctggggttatttatcctggagaagaggaggctcaggggagacaaggcagtgtcagggcacaggttggacttgatggtctccaaggtcttttccacccttgctgattctgtgattctctgaaacCACccttggagaagctgcaggatgagccctgggcctcctcttcagcagctccagcagcccaggtccctcagcttctcctgccagccccaaagcccatcctgtcagtcctgcagagcctctgcagctcctcctcactgcccagaacagggagccccagagccagacacagcagccctgaTGTGcccccctggcctgggctgcctctggcaagggagcagcaggaggcactgcaggagcctgcagacaattcctgcagcacttgtaggatgatcctgctgcccaagggACGTTCCCATGGTGCCAAGTCAGGAACTGCAATGGGGAGTGgggccagagaggaaagggcaaacagggatgggctgtttgcagggcagggaacagggctgggcaagaggaagaaatttgtaGCAGGGAgagtaaagaaagcaaaggtgaagccaaggaaatgctcagggcagtttgggggtggctgccaggcagccctggctctgagcaacagcgtctgcagtggcacaggaaactcccagctgatgggaacaaactttctggctgagtgcagaggccaggacaaagctgagtggtttccctggtgtcccccagcccttgctggccccaggggctgatggcatttgtgctccctcaggttcatgtccccacagcaacagcatgggGGTGCTCccccctgctgtgtgcaatgcaaacaggggctgctgagccagtgctgccgtgtctgtgcctgcaaggatggggcacctgtgtgagctgggggagaggccagggctgcagaggggggatgttgttggcagctccatcaggacgCTCTGGgacgctgccctgggctgtgcagcacaCTGGAGAtggatcagcccctgctctgctgctccttcccgtctgccccagggcccttgcagagccccagccatgctgtttgcccccagcctgcccacggccagcctggggctgctcacgggggtttctgtgctgagcattggCCTGGCCGTGTTCTTGAGAGAGCCTGGGCAAggagcctggagcccccagggcctggcctgaggcgtcagtgctgccccagcagtgcccatggcctgtccctgctgcagccccggcactgccacccccagggctgtgcccggccccgagagcactcaggccctgcagcaacaccagggccaccagggcagcggggcagggccacggcagcagcactggcaacaccaagtgctgctgctgctgggcacagctgctgggccagccctgatctgccccagctctgcacacagacattgctgctgcagctccagagaaggcaacaaaagggcatctctgcagaaaactctgctgggacATCCTTTAGTTCCTTTAAAGCCACTGAGAGCGCAGCTCCTCATTGACACAGTCTGAGAccacagggaaggtggagagaaacaaaatgagacATGGCACaaataaagacatttatttgtagaaaatattaaaaactaaaccaaggaaaaaaacaccccacaaaccATCCAAGAgacaatataaaatattactttattaCAAATTATTTCCGAAATTGTCCATCAGTTTAATGTTTGTGAAAGCATCCAGTCATCAGtctcctcactgcagccttgagctcctggttcctcaggctgtagatgagggggttcagggctggaggcaccaccgagtacagaactgacagggccagatccagggatggggaggacatggaAGGGGGCTTCAATTGAGCAAATATGCCAGTGCTGACAAACAAAGAGACCACggccaggtgagggaggcaggtggaaaaggctttgtgccgtccctgctcagaggggatcctcagcacagccctgaagatctgcacataggagaaaacaatgaacacaaaaccgcacagggaaaaaattccagtaaCCACAAGAAGCCAAAGTTCTGTGAGGTGGGAGTTagagcaggagagcttgaggatctgtgggatttcacagaagaactggcccagggcattgccatggcacaggggcagggaaaatgtattggctgtgtgcatgagagcactgagaaaggcactggcccaggcagctgctgccatgtgggcacaagctctgctgcccaggagggtcccgtagtgcaggggtttgcagatggacacgTAGCGGTCGTAGCACATGATGGTCAGGAGATAAAACTCTGTTGAGATGaagaacataaaagaaaagagctgagcagcacatcctgtgTAGGagatgtccctggtgtcccagagggaattgtgcatggctttggggacagtggtgcagatggagcccaggtcgctgagggccaggttgagcaggaagaagaacatgggcgtgtgcaggtggtggccgcaggctacggcgctgatgatgaggccgttgcccaggagggcagccagggagatgcccagcaagaggcagaagtgcaggagctgcagctgccgcgtgtctgccaatgccagcaggaggaagtgcctgatggagctgctgttggacatttgctggggctgcacatggGGATCTGTAAAAGATTTAATCATGGAATAGTTGGGTTTGGAGAAGACTTGAaatatcccagcacagcctgggggcactttccccccactgcctgcccagggctctgctgcctggagctgtccctgccagcagctgcttccctgtgcccagggctgggccctgccagtgctgccagagcccagcccagccctgggggctcagctctgccctgcagagccctcccagctctggcactgcccaggggcagctctggctctgcaggctctgatgGCAACGTCAGAGCAACCCtgaggaggctggaaaagcgACACTGATGCTGCCTGTGAGGGGCCCTGTGCTGATTTCATTATCTGCCTGGTTTATTCACATCTGAgataacattttttaatttttctccacCTGAACTGAGAGATTAATATCTATGTGCAATTTCCCATCGAGGCAACCCAGAGCAGTAGAGTAAAATAGCAGGATTTTCCCTTTCATGCAGCCCCTGTCGCACTTTGCTCCCTGTATAATCTACTTGGAAATGTTCTGCAGTTAAATGCCATGCTGGGAGCAGTCCTGAACAATGCAGCATCCTCCCCACACAAGGAGAACACTTCCAAGCCTGACCAGCTGTCTCCTCCCACCCAGACCTTgtcccccagtgctgggagcagctccccgggccggctgagagctgtccctggcaggcagcagagtccctgccccagcacagcgccctgggctgcaggaccctgctctgcaggacagccctgggcacccctggctgctctgcacaagaGACAATCAGAGAATGTACTCACAGGCTCTGTAGGCATTGGGATGTTCCAGCTTTAGGagatggctccaggagctgcagctgcattgtcctgcagccagaggttcctgtgccaagggctggcagtgattgtgccccaggcacttctcagccccttcccagccctgactgattgaagctctctgtgcctctgtgctgtgcccgggctggctgcaggcagtgccccagccctgctgggctggcagaagagctgctcaccaagagaaatgtgcttttgaagctcTGCTTGgttgccaggagctgcctctgtgccaggagcccagcccagctcagcagcacagacacagcacaaggactttaatgagcctctggggctttgtgctcagGCCCTGAACATCAGTCcctgagagggagctgaagaaacctCTCCAGAACTCCAAGTCAGAATCCAACTCCAAACTTTCTTGGACTTTTAATGGGTCCCAGTGAGGGACACGActgagaaagtgtccccaggccccaggcagagcagagaactgcaggcagtgctgacaggtGGGGTCAAAGAGAAGCCAAGTcttggtgccctggggcacagcagggtctgtgccagcaagggctggcaggagacaccttgtcctgaggccctggggcctcctggcacagccccagccaggctgggcactgtcagccccttgtcctgccctcagcatccccccctagcccacatcccagtggctcaaggatctgctggaaggagtccctggggagccttgctcagcagtggccctgggggctccttcatgctccctgcagggactgcaggcttttcaaaggactttggatttggcttttgccttggagtctctgagaggtttgtgcaatcatggcctccaattatctgctgtaattagtccctggagaggctttgtcagtaacaacactcagtgggctcattaatgcttcagggtacttcagttattttaaggtacttggtgtttcccttttagtacagactctgtgagaggtttgtgcaatcatggccccaattatctgctttaacGAGTCCCTTGAGAGCTTTGTACtgacactcagtggggctcattaatgcCTTGAGATACTCAAGGTTTTTAAGGTactttggattttcctttccacactgagtctctgagaggtttttgTGCCATCCTGGCCTCCAGTTCTCTCTTTCAAAGACTCCATGAGGAGCCTGTGTTGGGGATGGACCTCAGTGAGACCCATTCATGCTTTGAGACACTTTGGGTGGTTCCTCTGACTTGGGCTCCTGGAAAGGTTTGTGCAATCTCCTCTCAGGCCCTGAGGTTCCAGGACTCAGCTCCAAATGCACCATGGGGCTCATTAGGATCAGGCAAGTCCTGACAAACCATGGCTCTGCTTTGATTTCCCTCTGCTCGAGTGCAGTACATCAGGAAGGTttctgtagtggttttggttcacCAATTTGAGATTTCTCAGCCAATGCATCAATTTTTCAGTGTTGGTTAATTACCAGTGCACTCAGTAAAATATGAATACTCATTTCTTGCTGTGAGATAGGATTAGTAGAAAGGCAAAGTGggctcaaaactttaaaagggtatgaagaaaagtttattaattgtaactaaaagaaagagaaataagaacAAACCTTTCAGAACACTTCTCTCCCtacaaccttttctttctttcttcctaatGTAAAGAGACAAATCCTaaaattttcagtcagtttatcACTTCTAGAATAGTCTTCCTTCAGTTCACTAAAGGAGAGGTGTCTGTCTTTCATGCTACGGAGACTTCTCCATAAGAAAACAATTCTCCTGTGGCTCTCAATTTCCACGAATAGCAGCGCTCAGGAAAAATCTGCAATTGTGAAGTCCCTcaaatttttttacagttttcccCACAATTGTGTTTATGGGCCATGTCAACTTAGGGGAAATTAGTTTAAAGTTGAGCTGTTGAAGAGCAAAAGTTCTCTTCATCTATTTCTGAAATCATCTTCATCTCTAGGAAGAGAGGTCTTCTTCTCTCCCTGAGGGCACAGGGTCTCATcactcctttcttcttctctgttcAAACTTCTCATGGGATCACACCTATTTCAGCATTTGCTTAGTTTAGCACTGAGGCCTTTGCTGAACAAGCCATTGCCCCATACTTTTCAATGCGTTATAGGGAAAAAGAGAGTCTGATGTATCAATTACGGCCTTCTCCATAACTTTACAAGAGGATTTGAGCCCCAAGATCAAGGcatctcctcatccctcccatCTGGGACTCAACTTcctcttcactgaccttggtgtcttcATGTTGCCCCTCTGTGTGCCTGCActttgtccttttctctccctcgAGGGAGGATGGAAGCACTGACAGAGTTCATATCTCACCCGGGGCCTGCAGATGGTTCCGTGACCCCGGCCGGGCTCGGTGCTTGCGGCCGGAGCTGTTTTTACGATGGAGGTTTCTGCAGCGGCgcgctggggctgtgtcaggatGGGCCGcgctggggcagggccaggatctcagcagccaggccagagcacagcagcagcacggccGGGGCCGATGgcttctcctcccctgcccggGGCTTTGCGGCTGGCTGAAGCCCAGCGGTGGCAGAATCTTGGCCGAGCGGCCcgccggggctgctcctggggcccgGCGGATCCTGGCCGGGCCCGGGCTGGCGGcggggcagggctcagcagtgcccagatgTTCCCAACTGCAGCcatggcccggcccggcctcggCCCCGcggcctcccctgccctgcccggcagcCGATGGGGCCTGGCGGGGTCCCTGGCAAGGGGCCCGGCCCCACGGCAGgagccgcccggcccggcctggcTGAGACGGGGCCGGGTCAGCCTTGTTACCTCTGTGCCAGCCAGAAGGGAAAGAGACCCTCCCAGGCTTTCTCATCTTTAACATGTGCCTTCACAGAGGCGTGTACAGGTTCCTTAGTGGTTTAACAGATTGTCAGTTCTCAAAGCTAATTACTGATTGGTTTTCTGTCAGACACAGAGGAAACTGCTAGCAGCTTCTCTTAGAACATCGCTTCCATGATGCAAAACCACCacaacagcacagagcacagagctcctttGTCCATATGTAGTGCCCATGTGCCTGAGGCCTCAAAACCCCTCCTTGAGAGatctctgggctctctccaaggtgttttcaaatgaaaacattcagctCAGAGTCTAAGAAAACCAGAGGACAGGACCAGCCTGACCTTCCTATCCTAGCTACGTTTGTCTGGGAGCAATCTTTGGATATACGGCATTTAGGaggcaaaattttaattttggccATGGCCCTTGGACCTGAAGGCCGgttcttttccataggaatGAAGGAACAGAGCCTCTGTATTTCAGGGACAGATGAGAGGTGACAGCCAGTGGCGAAGACATCCAGAGCTGGCAGGTTTTGTTCTGAGACATCCCCTTGCATATAGGAAATTTTTAGGGACAGTACCAATTTTGGCAATGGGCATCTGAAAAGATAGGTGGTTCTTTTCCATagcaaggaaagcacagagccccagtgctCCAGGAGATGATGAGAGGCAGCCCTTGATATCCCAAGATCAGCCAGACCGGTCAGGCGGCCCCTGGGAGGCCAAGCCAGCCAGACCTGCTCCATGTTCCCTCGGTTCCATGgggccccacagtgtcccaaTGGTCCCTTGCTTCCATGAGGCCCTGAGGTGCCATAATGCCCTCTTGGTGACATGAGGCCCTGAAGGGTCCCAATGGTCTCCATGGTTCCATCAGGCCCCACAGAGTCATCATGGTCTCTGGGTTCCATGAAGCCCCTCTGTGTCACCatggccccttggttccatgggctccagtggtgccacaatgatccccttggttccatgggctccAGTGGGGCCACAATGATCCCCTTGGTTCCCTGAggtccccacagtgtcccaggGATCTCCATGGGAAGGAAAGAACCCAGCCCCAGTGTTGCAGAAGCAGCCACCAGAGGCCAAGGCCAGCCAGACctctctgtcctggcagctTTTGTCTGAAAGCAACCCTTGGATGTAGGTAATTTTGGAGGTGGAATCCAAATTTTGCCCATTTCTGCATAGATAAGAAGCATAGGTTTTTtccataggaaggaaagcacagagctcaAGTGTTTCAAAGGTCCAGGAGGAGAGAAGTGGCTCCTGAGAGGCCAAGCCAGACAGACCTGTTTGTCCTGGCAGGTTTTGTCATGGAGGAATCCTTGTATATATGGAATTTGGGAGgaggaattttaattttgaccACAGACACcttgagaagaaagaagattttttcCATTGGAAGGAAAGCACTGAGCCCCAGTGTCACTATAAGACACGAAATAGAACAAGATGGACACGCAACTCTCCAAGTTAAAAAAgagtgctttttatttctgactctaacatttatagagTTCTAAAAGTGACtgtggattggagggtgacagtgccacctctccaatgacactggacaaatcaacagtctatcaaattttttctcttccataaaagaatgcaaaagaatgagttatttacataaagtgtgtgagaaagtttgttacaagaatgtaaacatcagaaggcttagaaaaactgaaaaaaacagggTGACACCCATGTTTCAGAGGCAGATGAGTGCCAGCTCTCAGGAAGCCAAGGCCAGCCAGACTTGTCAGTCCTGGCAGCTTTTGTCTGGGAGCTATCCTTGAATATAGGGAATTCTGGAGGCAGATGCCCAATTTTGGCCATGGGTGCCTGGTCAAGATGGATGGGTTTTTCCCATAAGAAAGAAGAGCACATGGTCCCAGTGCTTAAACTGCAGATGAGAGGTGGCCCCTGGGTGCCCAAGGCAGCCAGACCTGTTCCGTGTTCCCTTGGTTTCAtgggccccacagtgtcacaatggccccaTGCTTCCATGAGGCCTTGCAGGGTCACCATGGCTTTATGGTTCCACAAAACCCTGATGGGTCACAATGGCCCCTCAGCTCCATATGCGCCCTCACTGTGTCAcagtggctgctctgtggcacTCTGGGCTCCACAAGATGACAATGGCCCCTTGGCTCCATGAGGTTCTGTAGTGTCACCGTGGTGTCCTTGGATCTCCATTGTCACAACTGACCCATGGTTCCATGAGGTTCCGTAGTGTCACCGTGGTCGCTGTCAGAGGCTGGATGAGATCGATGTCCCGAGACACCTTGGGATGCTCGGAATGCCCGTGTGGGGCCAGGGCCGGGTCAGGCTTTGGTTTGTGGTGGGACAGAGCCCCGCCCCGagccctggcctggcacagctgtcaATCACACAGCAGGAGGTGATGTTAACCCAGCTCTGATTGGCTGAGCTGTTAATCAATCAATCCCACACCAGCAGCTGGTGCTACCCTGGCTCTGATTGGCCAAGCAACTGGCAGTCCCACCCCAGGGGCGGGCCCATGAAGGCCCAGGGCGTTAAAAGCCGGAGCACGAGGCCAGCGCAGGGTCTGGATCCTGCCTTCTCCGGGGGTTCCTCTGTTGGTGATGCTGGAACCCCAGCAGTTGGTACCCATGTGCGTGTCTTTCTATGGATCTTCtgtctttctgttctttccttttaCTTCCCCTTTAATCCTACTCATCTGGAACATTTTTGGTTAACTTCAAAAGTTAGGGGTTAAAGGTTTTTAGGTTAAATGTGTGGGAATCCAGGCCagagggaatatttctctgtctgctctgaggGGTCCTGACCCCCAGAGAAACACTGCCTTTAACCTTTGCCCATGGAGAGAACTTCCAAGACTTTGAGACAGATTAGAATCTACCAAAGTATGAAATAGGTAATAGAGAGTACTATACTATGTCCCTtgggtgagaaatttaggttttgggatttttagtatggTGTAGAtaggaagcaagatggaggaatttggatGTAGTCCCTGTCTTCatctatttcattttctgcagcattGGTGGCACAGGGTGATTGGTCAAGGATAGCACAGTGCAGAGGTTACATGGACAGTCAAGGGGTGAGTTATTAGTCGATAAGTAGAAATAATGTATGTTTAAATAGTTAATTGGATGAGACAActttaaaagaccttgaaaCCGtacattttggggccattttgtggtgcttttccagcGCACTGAGACTGGTGTGCACAGCATGCAAAACTTTAGATAAgataacaataaacaagaaGCTGAAGACTGAAAAAGTCCAGTGCATCTCCTTTTACCTGGCACAGAACTGCTACAGGAGGGTTTTCCCCATCCAGGGAGCCCCCAGAAAGGCCCAACataaaacaaacataaataacTGGTGCCCTGACAATGTTTGTTATAAGTTGGCTCTTTTCCATAAAGTTGTTTACTGAAGGGTGTTGTATTAACTGGCCAATCAAGTGAAATGTGTTGACTAAATGAGCAGTGAGGTGCACCTGTAGCAAACCAATCCATAAAAGAAGAGGATTGGGAAAACAGGTGGCTTTTAGCCCTTAGCCTTCTGATCTGAGTCTGTGTCATCTCTGACTCAATGGTGACATTTGGGGATCTGTGGGGGCTGTTGGGGCTCCTTTCTGCACCTCGAGACCCAACAGGAGCTTCTCTAACAAACTTTGCctgaagctcccactgtgcccatgacaggaaccCCTGTGAGTGTCTGGCACATCCCggctctttggcagcctgggcactcctgggatgtcaccgTGGAGCCCCCgtgagtgcctgtgacagatcggtgcctttgcagcccaaggtgccctgggatgtcagcatggaatggctgtgactgcctctgaccacagggctctttaccatgcccagaaagccctgggaggtctccatggagcccctgtctgtgcctgtgacattccagctctggaacagcctggagactctTGGAAAGTGCCCATGGAACCCCTCTGAGGGCCTGGGACAAATCTGATCCTTAGCAGGCAATGATCACCAGTTCCCTGTTACTATGGtaagtttccatggcaaccatcaccagccccctgttgctatggtcagtttccatggcaaccatcaccagccccctgtTGCTATGCTCAGTCCCTcggcagctccatggagaccccatGCCAGGGTTGgttgccatggacaccagctcaggcctgcagccagagcccgttgccatggcaacattgacagccccatccccaggctcatgggatcccagaagcacagaattggctgagctgggagggacccatcaggatcctccagtccaactgctggccctgcacaggacagcccaacaatgccagcctgggcctggcagcgctgtccaaatgctgctggagctcagagagccctggagctgggagccttccctgggggggagcctgggcaggggccccagcagcctctgggcaaaaaccttttcctgacatccaacctGGGCCCTggtccctgggcaccagagggaagaggttcccacagccccattGGATTCCCTGGGATTTCCTGCACCCGCTTAGGAATGGGATTCCTCAATTTCCTGCTGCCCcgctgccctcctgcctcccatggaaagcacaaaaggcaaagatcttGGGCTGGGATAGGAACAATTTATTGGGAACACCAACGAAATAAGGAACAAACGGAACAGAAACTATACTTATAACAGAAGGGatgagaaaaagggaaaactacAACACAACTCACTGGGTCTTCCCGGCCACAAGTTCCCCTGCCTGGAAAGGACACCCTGCTcctcagggagagagagagagagtcgTTTTCCTGTCCCTGGCAAtgacctgaggtgggagtgaatGTAATGACATGGCCATGGCCAGACCCTCATGTTCTTCGATCCCACATCAGGTCattggcaggggcaggaaaaggtACAAGtgtcttcccagcatggatcacaGGGAACATGGATCACCAGGGCTCTTCCCAGTGTGGATTCTCCAATGGGGGATGAAGCTGGACTGGGCATGAAGCTCTTCATGCAGTTTGGAAACTTCTAAGACTTCCCCAATGGTGGCTCCGTTGGTGTCTGGTCAAGTCAGAGCTCTGGGTGAAACTCCTCCCACAGGTGGggcactcgtagggcctctccccagtgtggatgcgctgGTGCCTGATGAGGCTGAACTTATGCTTGAATCCCTTCAGGCAGTCGGGGCAGCGGAAGGGCCTCTCATCCGTGTGAATCCGCTCATGCAGACGGAGATTtgagctggtctgaaacctcttcccacaTATTGggcactcgtagggcctctccccagtgtgaaTGCGCTGGTGGGTGATGAGGGTGTATTTGCGGTTGAAGCCCTTCCCGCAGTCAGGGCAGTGGAAGGGCCTCTCCTTGGTGTGaatctgctggtgctggaggagacTGGAGCTGGTCCAaaacctcttcccacactggggacactcatagggcctctccccagtgtggatgcatTTGTGGATGAcaaagacagagctgcagctgaagcccttcccacactccccacactcgtagggccatTCCCTagtgtggatcatctggtggcTGATCagggcactgctctgcctgaagctcttcccacactccaagcacttgtgcggcttctccccatcatgaagTTGCCCATGGAccaccagctcagagctctggctgaagctctgtccaccttcctggctcagggtgggtctttcctcctcagagcaccctggcCTGGGTTTGGAGCCAATCCTACTGTGGGATGTCtggggattttcctccccattgGAATTCTGCACTGTGGAGTCACTCAAAACTGCCTCTTCCATGAGGTTCTGCCATGGAGATTTGTCCTCCCTGGTCTCCATCCTCATCTCCTTTTCTGGTaaaggaaggacaaggagaggatgggatttgcctccgtgccagagggaaggggaaggagatccccccagtgcatccccagcaggacggcgttggcagcagggttgtcctgcagccgggggctgtgctgggctgggagatggagcaggagagagggggaaaggggcactgacttcctcctcacctgcctgggtgtcccagggctccttcctcttcctcgcagcctcctcctccatccaatcaaggactgggaatgggaaatcctggtttgggaagaaaaaaaggggtgAATACATTGTCTTTTGTACTGGTTTGAAGGCAAGTCTGGGAGAGAGTCTAAGCCAGAATtacaatttaataagaaaatgaagaccaaggcaatgatacagaaacactgccttaaactgacagagtcaggatataacctgacaccctgttggtcagggtggtggcagcagtcccattaaatggtggctgcagtcctgttggagagatgaacgtgattctgtccaagcagtgatcctgtagaagggtctggtcttcctctgaaggtccagtggtggttctggagctcttgt is part of the Camarhynchus parvulus unplaced genomic scaffold, STF_HiC, whole genome shotgun sequence genome and encodes:
- the LOC115916758 gene encoding olfactory receptor 14A16-like, translating into MSNSSSIRHFLLLALADTRQLQLLHFCLLLGISLAALLGNGLIISAVACGHHLHTPMFFFLLNLALSDLGSICTTVPKAMHNSLWDTRDISYTGCAAQLFSFMFFISTEFYLLTIMCYDRYVSICKPLHYGTLLGSRACAHMAAAAWASAFLSALMHTANTFSLPLCHGNALGQFFCEIPQILKLSCSNSHLTELWLLVVTGIFSLCGFVFIVFSYVQIFRAVLRIPSEQGRHKAFSTCLPHLAVVSLFVSTGIFAQLKPPSMSSPSLDLALSVLYSVVPPALNPLIYSLRNQELKAAVRRLMTGCFHKH